A window of the Alnus glutinosa chromosome 4, dhAlnGlut1.1, whole genome shotgun sequence genome harbors these coding sequences:
- the LOC133865262 gene encoding patatin-like protein 2 produces the protein MEATSVPLQPPTYGNFITVLSIDGGGIRGLIPGTILSFLESELQKLDGEDARIADYFDVIAGTSTGGLVTAMLTAPDENNRPLFAAKDIKDFYLDHCPKIFPQDSSTLFPFVTKISKALSGPKYDGVYLHDIIREKLGSLKLHQTLTNVVIPTFDITRLQPTIFSSYEVKKNPSIDALLSDICIATSAAPTYLPTYHFETKDAEGEVIREFNLTDGGVAANNPALVAMGEVSKEMIKGNPDFFPIKPMDYGRFLVISLGTGSHKAEEKYKATDAAKWGIMDWLTKGGSTPIIDVYSEASADMVDLHLSVVFKAFHGEKNYLRIQDDTLNGEISSVDIATTKNLDDLVKAGEALLKKPVSRVNLETGIFEVANHETNENALKRFAKLLSQERHLRHAKSPVGHALHHNKK, from the exons ATGGAAGCAACAAGCGTCCCCCTCCAGCCTCCAACTTATGGAAACTTCATCACCGTTCTCAGCATCGATGGTGGTGGAATAAGAGGGCTTATTCCAGGAACTATCCTTAGTTTCCTAGAATCTGAGCTTCAG AAGCTGGATGGGGAAGATGCAAGAATCGCAGATTATTTTGATGTTATTGCAGGAACAAGCACTGGAGGTCTTGTAACTGCCATGCTAACTGCCCCAGATGAGAATAACCGACCCCTCTTTGCTGCTAAGGATATCAAGGACTTCTATTTAGACCACTGCCCTAAAATCTTCCCGCAAGACAG TTCTACATTGTTTCCTTTTGTTACAAAGATTTCCAAAGCTCTTTCCGGACCAAAGTATGATGGGGTGTATCTACATGACATTATTAGGGAAAAACTAGGAAGTCTAAAATTGCACCAGACGTTGACTAATGTTGTGATCCCAACATTTGACATCACGCGACTCCAGCCAACCATCTTTTCTAGCTATGAG GTAAAGAAAAACCCAAGCATAGATGCCTTACTCTCAGACATATGCATCGCCACCTCAGCTGCTCCAACTTATCTTCCAACTTATCACTTTGAAACCAAAGACGCCGAAGGAGAAGTAATTAGAGAATTTAACCTTACAGATGGTGGGGTTGCTGCTAATAATCCG GCTTTAGTTGCGATGGGTGAAGTGTCAAAGGAGATGATTAAAGGAAATCCCGACTTCTTTCCTATAAAACCAATGGACTATGGGCGGTTTCTGGTAATATCATTAGGAACTGGCTCACACAAAGCTGAAGAAAAATACAAGGCGACCGACGCAGCTAAGTGGGGCATAATGGATTGGTTAACTAAGGGTGGTTCCACCCCAATAATAGATGTATATTCTGAAGCAAGTGCAGATATGGTCGATCTCCACCTCTCTGTTGTTTTCAAAGCCTTTCATGGTGAGAAAAACTATCTGCGAATTCAG GATGATACATTAAACGGAGAAATATCTTCTGTGGATATAGCCACGACAAAGAATTTGGATGATCTTGTGAAAGCTGGCGAAGCACTACTGAAGAAACCAGTCTCCAGGGTGAATTTGGAGACAGGCATCTTTGAGGTTGCTAACCATGAAACCAATGAAAATGCTCTCAAAAg GTTTGCAAAACTACTTTCCCAAGAGAGGCATCTTCGCCATGCTAAGTCCCCCGTTGGACATGCTCTCCATcacaataaaaaatga